From a region of the Oscarella lobularis chromosome 7, ooOscLobu1.1, whole genome shotgun sequence genome:
- the LOC136188834 gene encoding uncharacterized protein isoform X2: MSRMFFYSLFMNALLLPETAGSIMSDKIDEFMNDQQVAYQSQQVLLQEVDSQLETLSLRLEDAESSQNNHSYLIGKLQHVKDDIAHLQSLGSVQDRRLDVLESFMDRRAGYAALHYTDCTLESTGRLFFDRTRQKLTVCNGTAWVMVHQPQTVLVSSASSDSSQPQPSTPRDCAEIAADSTNTESGFYDILLQGKVTKVYCDLQANVSYGGDGLTEDSAGFSCTTIREYWKSSQSGLRWINPSASSYDPFQIYCDFESFGGGWNLLFSSRATEDYSVMVKGTRNTANITSLDSHDNNNRFAYDVFKAINTSAYGYTEVMLSGYRDFRAKGDRVKMYFSKEADRGISFTQFVEYFSTYWRGDCNVGSYYGTEISSGKPIALSWEFRAFSAGSATSSCSWFKEVWNDINGKGGHLLEPTNWDHAEDHAQQTTAGGACHSRGVYHIFIR, encoded by the exons ATGAGTCGAATGTTCTTTTATTCTCTCTTCATGAATGCGCTCCTGCTACCGGAGACTGCAGGGTCAATCATGTCTGATAAAATTGACGAA TTTATGAATGACCAGCAAGTTGCCTACCAAAGCCAGCAAGTCCTACTACAAGAAGTAGATTCTCAACTGGAAACTCTTTCTTTGCG GCTTGAAGACGCCGAATCCTCACAAAACAATCATTCGTATCTTATTGGAAAACTTCAGCATGTAAAAGACGACATCGCCCATTTACAGAGCTTGGGCAGCGTGCAGGATAGACGTCTCGACGTCCTTGAATCTTTTATGGACAGACGAG CTGGTTATGCTGCCCTTCATTACACGGATTGCACGTTAGAAAGCACCGgccgtctttttttcgacAGAACTCGGCAGAAGCTAACTGTCTGCAATGGGACTGCCTGGGTCATGGTACATCAACCACAGACTGTTCTAGTTAGCAGTGCTTCGTCTGATTCGTCGCAACCTCAGCCATCCACTCCGAGAGACTGCGCCGAAATAGCCGCCGACAGCACAAACACCGAGAGCGGATTCTATGACATCTTACTGCAAGGAAAAGTAACGAAG GTTTACTGTGATTTGCAAGCAAACGTCTCCTATGGAGGAGACGGTCTAACTGAAGACTCAGCTGGGTTCTCCTGCACAACTATCAGAGAATATTGGAAAAGTTCGCAAAGTGGCTTGAGATGGATTAACCCGAGTGCG TCATCATACGATCCGTTTCAAATCTATTGCGATTTTGAATCGTTTGGTGGCGGCTGGAaccttctcttttcgagTCGAGCAACAGAAGACTACAGCGTGATGGTGAAAGGAACAAGAAACACGGCAAATATAACCAGCTTAGATTCACATGATAACAACAACCGATTTGCCTACGATGTCTTCAAAGCTATTAATACGAGTGCTTACGGCTACACTGAGGTCATGCTTTCGGGGTATCGAGACTTTAGGG CTAAGGGCGATCGCGTGAAAATGTACTTTTCAAAAGAAGCTGACCGTGGTATTAGCTTTACGCAATTTGTAGAGTATTTCAGTACCTACTGGAGAGGCGACTGTAAT GTGGGAAGCTACTACGGAACCGAAATATCAAGCGGAAAACCGATTGCTCTCTCTTGG GAATTTCGAGCCTTTTCAGCTGGTTCGGCTACTAGTAGCTGCAGCTGGTTTAAAGAAGTATGGAACG ATATCAACGGAAAGGGAGGTCATTTGCTAGAGCCCACCAACTGGGATCACGCAGAAGACCACGCACAGCAGACGACGGCTGGTGGTGCATGCCACAGCCGAGGAGTTTACCACATTTTCATTCGCTGA
- the LOC136188834 gene encoding uncharacterized protein isoform X1, giving the protein MLGMTAGFQMSRMFFYSLFMNALLLPETAGSIMSDKIDEFMNDQQVAYQSQQVLLQEVDSQLETLSLRLEDAESSQNNHSYLIGKLQHVKDDIAHLQSLGSVQDRRLDVLESFMDRRAGYAALHYTDCTLESTGRLFFDRTRQKLTVCNGTAWVMVHQPQTVLVSSASSDSSQPQPSTPRDCAEIAADSTNTESGFYDILLQGKVTKVYCDLQANVSYGGDGLTEDSAGFSCTTIREYWKSSQSGLRWINPSASSYDPFQIYCDFESFGGGWNLLFSSRATEDYSVMVKGTRNTANITSLDSHDNNNRFAYDVFKAINTSAYGYTEVMLSGYRDFRAKGDRVKMYFSKEADRGISFTQFVEYFSTYWRGDCNVGSYYGTEISSGKPIALSWEFRAFSAGSATSSCSWFKEVWNDINGKGGHLLEPTNWDHAEDHAQQTTAGGACHSRGVYHIFIR; this is encoded by the exons ATGCTGGGGATGACTGCCGGTTTTCAGATGAGTCGAATGTTCTTTTATTCTCTCTTCATGAATGCGCTCCTGCTACCGGAGACTGCAGGGTCAATCATGTCTGATAAAATTGACGAA TTTATGAATGACCAGCAAGTTGCCTACCAAAGCCAGCAAGTCCTACTACAAGAAGTAGATTCTCAACTGGAAACTCTTTCTTTGCG GCTTGAAGACGCCGAATCCTCACAAAACAATCATTCGTATCTTATTGGAAAACTTCAGCATGTAAAAGACGACATCGCCCATTTACAGAGCTTGGGCAGCGTGCAGGATAGACGTCTCGACGTCCTTGAATCTTTTATGGACAGACGAG CTGGTTATGCTGCCCTTCATTACACGGATTGCACGTTAGAAAGCACCGgccgtctttttttcgacAGAACTCGGCAGAAGCTAACTGTCTGCAATGGGACTGCCTGGGTCATGGTACATCAACCACAGACTGTTCTAGTTAGCAGTGCTTCGTCTGATTCGTCGCAACCTCAGCCATCCACTCCGAGAGACTGCGCCGAAATAGCCGCCGACAGCACAAACACCGAGAGCGGATTCTATGACATCTTACTGCAAGGAAAAGTAACGAAG GTTTACTGTGATTTGCAAGCAAACGTCTCCTATGGAGGAGACGGTCTAACTGAAGACTCAGCTGGGTTCTCCTGCACAACTATCAGAGAATATTGGAAAAGTTCGCAAAGTGGCTTGAGATGGATTAACCCGAGTGCG TCATCATACGATCCGTTTCAAATCTATTGCGATTTTGAATCGTTTGGTGGCGGCTGGAaccttctcttttcgagTCGAGCAACAGAAGACTACAGCGTGATGGTGAAAGGAACAAGAAACACGGCAAATATAACCAGCTTAGATTCACATGATAACAACAACCGATTTGCCTACGATGTCTTCAAAGCTATTAATACGAGTGCTTACGGCTACACTGAGGTCATGCTTTCGGGGTATCGAGACTTTAGGG CTAAGGGCGATCGCGTGAAAATGTACTTTTCAAAAGAAGCTGACCGTGGTATTAGCTTTACGCAATTTGTAGAGTATTTCAGTACCTACTGGAGAGGCGACTGTAAT GTGGGAAGCTACTACGGAACCGAAATATCAAGCGGAAAACCGATTGCTCTCTCTTGG GAATTTCGAGCCTTTTCAGCTGGTTCGGCTACTAGTAGCTGCAGCTGGTTTAAAGAAGTATGGAACG ATATCAACGGAAAGGGAGGTCATTTGCTAGAGCCCACCAACTGGGATCACGCAGAAGACCACGCACAGCAGACGACGGCTGGTGGTGCATGCCACAGCCGAGGAGTTTACCACATTTTCATTCGCTGA
- the LOC136188835 gene encoding uncharacterized protein, giving the protein MSRLERQLQDALFDNLAKHAQSFDPDHAGDAYTIHQCNAAEKEIENRFRDLGLSDASIAAAKESVSARLFAERRRRVDACVKGLQTGVEFAQICACDELMTNLFSPFYRRSSYDSADYFASRGGVRLLVDLISKSLKANNENLTALALIACQEFSSNESRTAAIAEEGIMDLLVTILKSSTQSQMLKSKATGVMCALLDVREAQLKAVEAGALEPIIDVCLSSANDLTDVEAGVSCLHCCASNPAIVERLLQADVVKKLSELSVSVVERHRHELDEPFCPEIIHFLPRMIVFVCHATNSLLLNLSYRATWAKIISKKENVVEKIRDADCCQLPMWSKAMDVASQWLDTETPESVWEAEHDRYVWPTLRSFTSLLRCYHPIARQMGAFAVAKLCLGAENRDTLRKEEGPGLDVIQLSTWSWGGKAESRKRELAKSAMIQFYSDNVDPPQLKEICLQYVSAHRSLLSSATDQQAIPQALLRRIVAFC; this is encoded by the exons ATGTCCCGTCTCGAAAGGCAACTGCAAGACGCTCTCTTCGACAATCTCGCAAAGCACGCTCAGAGCTTCGATCCCGACCACGCTGGCGACGCCTACACCATACACCAGTGCAATGCcgccgaaaaagaaatagaaaatcgctttcgcgaTCTCGGTCTCagcgacgcgtcgatcgcCGCTGCGAAAGAGAGCGTTTCTGCGCGCCTTTTCGCcgagagacgacggcgtgttGACGCCTGCGTGAAAGGACTTCAAACGGGCGTCGAATTCGCCCAAATCTGTGCGTGCGACGAACTGATGACGAATCTCTTCAGTCCGTTCTATCGTCGATCCAGTTACGATTCAGCCGACTATTTTGCATctcgcggcggcgttcgCCTACTCGTCGATCTCATTTCCAAGTCGTTGAAAGCCAATAACGAAAATCTGACGGCTCTCGCACTGATCGCGTGCCAGGAATTCAGCAGCAACGAATCGAGAACAGCGGCAATCGCCGAAGAGGGAATCATGGATCTTCTCGTCACCATTTTGAAATCTTCGACACAGAGTCAGATGCTGAAATCGAAAGCTACTGGCGTCATGTGTGCTTTATTGGACGTCAGAGAGGCTCAG CTTAAAGCTGTTGAAGCCGGCGCACTTGAGCCCATCATTGACGTCTGTCTATCGTCTGCTAACGACTTGACTGACGTCGAAGCGGGCGTTTCGTGTCTGCATTGCTGCGCGTCGAATCCAGCGATTGTCGAACGTCTTCTGCAGGCAGACGTTGTCAAGAAGCTTAGTGAACTTTCGGTTTCTGTGGTGGAGAGACATCGGCATGAACTGGATGAGCCGTTTTGTCCCGAAATTATTCACTTTCTGCCAAGGATGATCGTTTTTGTCTGCCACGCGACGAATAGTCTTCTACTGAATCTTTCTTATCGTGCTACGTGGGCAAAAATTATttcgaaaaaggagaacgtTGTGGAAAAGATTCGTGACGCTGACTGTTGTCAATTGCCTATGTGGAGTAAAGCAATGGACGTGGCTAGTCAATGGCTTGATACAGAAACGCCTGAAAGT GTTTGGGAAGCTGAGCACGATCGATACGTATGGCCTACGTTGAGGTCATTTACTTCGCTTCTGCGCTGTTACCACCCAATTGCTCGTCAAATGGGCGCCTTTGCTGTGGCTAAACTCTGCTTGGGTGCAGAGAATCGCGACACGTTGAGGAAGGAGGAGGGCCCTGGGCTAGACGTTATCCAGCTGAGCACCTGGTCCTGGGGAGGCAAGGCAGAGTCACGGAAAAGAGAACTTGCCAAAAGCGCAATGATCCAG TTTTACTCGGACAACGTTGATCCGCCCCAGCTGAAAGAGATTTGTTTGCAGTACGTGTCTGCTCACAGATCTCTTTTGTCCAGCGCTACTGATCAGCAGGCGATTCCGCAAGCGCTGCTACGCAGGATTGTTGCATTTTGTTAA